Proteins encoded within one genomic window of Girardinichthys multiradiatus isolate DD_20200921_A chromosome 21, DD_fGirMul_XY1, whole genome shotgun sequence:
- the nktr gene encoding NK-tumor recognition protein isoform X3, translating into MAPHLDGVHVVFGLVISGFEVIKKIEGLKTDSASRPYADVRVVDCGQLITKSANDVLEGKRKRTSSLNSNDSSNFSMSESELEENVEYQKRLAKGKKPKKKRKEGKKVKKSDNVPSKQSPAEKEMAVGESKPEEEKEQSGKREKPVVRLEEIPPVPENRFLLRRDVPTEEHKTEALEKEENDPLAEQKPAVTKSGRKIRGRGTIRYHTPTRSKSRSTSVEERGGSETPPHWKVETKRTKVFLPSSPERWSKGDKLKDRPSSKWDNRSASPRPQSGERSSDQSSERSGQHRLPKKEKKKAKHKKKVKKRKHGKKKSSKKKFQEHRESEGEKSASSSRKSRSRTPSRSPSSEHRSSSRRRRQSSQSFSKSYSRSYTSSRSRSRGKSRSYSQSRSFSRSRSRSRSRSRSQSYSQSRSRSRSRYRSRSRSFSQSRSRSRSRYTSRSRSFSSRKRSFSRSPRKRKTTKPKIDFMMPVSGKVQDKKVTPVPILPAVPVPERVPVIPLSDSPPPSRWKPDQKPWKPSYIHIQEIKTKATPSNPSTTGSATASFSVKTQTSVTPKSMPEDVQDKTAHKPAHSRSSRSKSFSRSRSRSSSRSRSRSVQPYRSRSSSCSRSDSEKDQKGSSSRRNLLDKEWKEYYNSLNRIKNLEKYIMVNKSPEGLLGSEREKSSEHSPEIIGSLENKREKDNSEEPEAKGLISLPGQSFNSRSEWDSDSDKVSQSNTATEKQAVQSSTMLSTGWNSDGDSENITNRRCFGSEKEEGEASSESDYEALKKTTKAVNEIAYKIAAAIAAASSSCPSDDSAQKSAEQERKKSKKKAKRKHKHKRKGESKTGSHHGKDKTKKSKRKHQKLRETFHWQPPLEFDEEEENDESKRERRSPDTEVTESLGEDLNTKDQNSTDLKKNPVKDEEKIKLRSKESNVENTNHSEQASNRNSVKDQDSFDDMEICTPEHTVDIIEHPVTPDSNTTTKLTLSSTSKSSEVASTDGTLSQSKTLPDVTSSTTAGPQDEAPPGKSVINFKWKPLKRMAAVPEVNVQAVAVKSKQANESMQHLTMQGVKMEIKSKNRVRPGSLFDEVRKTVRLNQRPRNQESSSEERSPSVGKAGGASRTRSPKKSSSLSRKSRSGSSHRSRSGGWSRSYSRSRSRSRSYSYSSRSRSRSRRTRRRGRSRSHSSTYRSYSRHSRSYSRSHSRSRSHHRRRRSRSDSYDSYSSRSVSRRRGRRRSVSYRSSERRSRSSRSSSRSSSRHRSHSRSSRYS; encoded by the exons ATGGCACCGCACCTTGATGG CGTCCATGTTGTCTTCGGTCTTGTCATCTCTGGGTTTGAAGTGATAAAAAAGATCGAGGGACTGAAGACTGATTCAGCTAGCAGACCCTACGCCGATGTGAGAGTGGTCGACTGTGGACAGCTGATCACAAAATCTGCAAATGATG tGCTTGAGGGCAAGCGGAAAAGGACTTCATCCCTTAACTCCAATGACTCATCCAATTTTTCCATGTCTGAAAGTGAATTAGAAGAAAATGTCGAATATCAAAAGCGACTGGCAAAAGGTAAAAAGcctaaaaagaaaaggaaggaaggaaaaaaggtCAAGAAATCCGATAATGTACCTTCCAAGCaaag TCCTGCAGAAAAAGAAATGGCAGTAGGTGAAAGTAAACCTGAAGAAGAGAAGGAGCAGAGTGGGAAGAGGGAGAAACCTGTTGTTCGACTGGAGGAAATCCCACCTGTGCCAGAGAATCGCTTCCTGCTGAGACGCGACGTGCCAACGGAGGAGCATAAGACAGAAGC GCTTGAGAAAGAAGAAAACGATCCTTTAGCTGAACAGAAACCAGCTGTGACAAAGTCTGGACGGAAGATCAGAGGCAGAGGAACAATT cgaTATCATACTCCTACAAGATCTAAATCACGCTCTACATCTGTTGAAGAGCGTGGAGGAAGCGAAACTCCACCACATTGGAAAGTGGAAACAAAGAGAACCAAAGTTTTCCTACCCTCGAGCCCAGAGAGGTGGAGCAAAGGAGACAA ACTCAAAGACCGTCCCTCAAGCAAGTGGGATAATAGAAGCGCCTCTCCTCGGCCCCAGTCTGGAGAACGTTCCTCAGACCAGAGCTCTGAGAGGTCAGGCCAGCACCGGctgccaaaaaaagaaaagaaaaaagccaaACACAAGAAGAAAGTCAAAAAGCGCAAACATGGCAAAAAGAAAAGCTCCAAGAAAAAATTTCAAGAGCACCGCGAGTCAGAGGGTGAAAAGTCAGCATCTTCTTCTAGGAAGTCCAGATCCCGCACACCGAGCAGGTCTCCCTCAAGTGAGCATCgttcttccagcaggagaagacGGCAATCCTCCCAGTCTTTCTCCAAATCCTACTCTAGGTCCTACACATCCAGTCGATCCAGATCCAGAGGAAAATCCAGGTCTTATTCACAGTCAAGAAGCTTCTCTAGATCAAGAAGTCGATCTAGGTCTAGATCCAGATCTCAGTCTTATTCTCAGTCCCGGTCAAGATCACGGTCAAGGTACAGATCAAGATCTCGGTCGTTTTCTCAGTCCAGGTCAAGATCAAGGTCTAGGTATACATCCAGATCCCGATCTTTCTCCTCTAGAAAGAGGAGCTTTTCCAGATCTCCAAGGAAGAGGAAGACGACCAAACCGAAAATTGACTTTATGATGCCTGTGTCTGGGAAGGTCCAAGATAAGAAGGTTACACCTGTTCCCATCCTACCAGCAGTCCCGGTACCTGAAAGGGTTCCTGTGATCCCGCTGAGTGACAGTCCTCCTCCTTCCCGCTGGAAACCAGACCAAAAGCCCTGGAAGCCCTCCTACATTCATATTCAAGAAATCAAAACTAAAGCTACGCCCAGTAATCCCTCTACCACTGGTTCGGCAACGGCAAGCTTCTCAGTAAAAACTCAGACTTCAGTTACACCGAAGTCCATGCCAGAAGACGTTCAAGACAAGACGGCAcacaaacctgcacacagcAGGTCCTCCAGAAGCAAGTCCTTCAGTCGTTCCAGGAGTCGAAGTTCTAGCAGGTCCAGGTCAAGATCAGTCCAGCCGTACAGGAGCAGGTCGTCATCCTGCAGCAGATCGGACTCTGAAAAGGACCAAAAaggaagcagcagcaggaggaatTTGTTAGATAAGGAATGGAAGGAGTACTACAATTCCCTCAACAGAATAAAAAATTTAGAGAAGTATATTATGGTTAATAAGAGCCCAGAAGGACTTTTAGgttcagaaagagaaaaaagcagTGAGCATAGCCCTGAAATTATTGGCTCTTTGGAGAACAAGAGAGAGAAGGACAACTCAGAAGAACCAGAagcaaaaggtttaatttcACTTCCAGGACAGAGCTTCAACAGTCGCTCTGAGTGGGACAGCGACAGTGACAAAGTGAGCCAAAGCAACACTGCAACCGAGAAGCAAGCTGTCCAGTCCAGCACAATGCTGTCGACTGGATGGAATTCAGATGGAGATTCTGAGAATATAACCAACAGAAGATGCTTCGGTTCTGAAAAAGAGGAAGGAGAAGCGAGTTCTGAATCGGACTATGAAGCtttgaaaaagacaacaaaagcCGTGAACGAGATAGCATATAAAATTGCTGCTGCCATTGCAGCCGCTTCTTCCTCTTGTCCCTCCGATGATAGTGCTCAAAAGTCTGCAGAGCAGGAGCGCAAGAagagcaagaagaaagccaaacGGAAGCATAAGCATAAGAGGAAAGGAGAGAGTAAGACCGGTTCTCATCATGGCAAGGACAAAACTAAAAAGTCCAAGAGAAAACACCAGAAGCTGAGAGAGACTTTCCATTGGCAGCCACCGTTAGAGTTTGACGAGGAGGAAGAGAATGATGAATCTAAAAGAGAGAGACGCAGTCCTGACACAGAGGTTACAGAAAGTTTAGGTGAAGACTTGAACACAAAGGACCAAAATTCAACTGATTTGAAAAAGAACCCTGTAAAAGACGAAGAAAAGATTAAACTTCGATCCAAAGAAAGCAACGTTGAAAACACAAATCACTCTGAACAAGCATCTAACAGGAACAGTGTCAAAGACCAAGATTCTTTTGATGATATGGAGATTTGTACTCCAGAGCACACTGTTGACATCATTGAACATCCTGTCACGCCTGATTCCAACACAACCACTAAATTAACCCTAAGTTCTACCTCAAAGTCATCAGAAGTGGCGAGCACTGATGGTACGTTGTCTCAGAGCAAAACCCTGCCTGATGTCACGTCCTCAACAACTGCTGGTCCGCAGGATGAAGCACCTCCTGGCAAATCCGTCATAAATTTCAAATGGAAGCCATTAAAACGAATGGCGGCCGTTCCGGAGGTGAACGTCCAGGCTGTTGCGGTGAAAAGCAAACAAGCTAACGAGAGCATGCAGCACCTCACCATGCAGGGAGTGAAAATGGAGATAAAGAGTAAAAACCGTGTACGACCTGGTTCTCTGTTCGATGAGGTTCGTAAGACGGTACGACTCAACCAGAGGCCAAGAAACCAGGAGAGTTCGAGTGAAGAAAGGTCCCCGTCTGTGGGGAAGGCCGGAGGTGCGTCACGCACACGTTCACCAAAGAAGTCCAGCTCCCTGTCAAGAAAGTCTCGGTCTGGTTCGAGCCACCGGTCGCGCTCCGGAGGCTGGTCCCGCTCCTACAGCAGATCCAGAAGTAGATCTCGAAGCTACAGCTACTCTTCCAG GAGCCGCAGTCGGAGTCGGAGAACCCGTAGACGAGGACGTTCTCGTTCACACAGCAGCACATACCGAAGTTACAGCAGGCACAG TCGGTCGTACAGTAGAAGTCACTCCAGAAGCCGCTCACATCATCGCCGTAGGAGGTCCAG GTCTGACTCCTATGACAGCTATTCCAGTCGGAGCGTGAGCAGGAGACGAGGGCGTAGGCGAAGTGTGAGCTACAGGAGCTCTGAGCGCCGATCACG GTCGTCCCGCTCGTCTAGTCGCAGTTCTTCCAGACACAGGAGTCACAGCCGCAGCAGCCGCTACAGTTAA